A genomic region of Hydrogenovibrio crunogenus contains the following coding sequences:
- a CDS encoding 2-oxoacid:ferredoxin oxidoreductase subunit beta, translating into MTHSASATLEKIAVKTVKPTEYLSNIHPVWCPGCGHFFILRALTKALAWLKLPKEQIGLVSGIGCSSRLPAYLNVYGFHGVHGRALALASGLKANRPDLTVLVAGGDGDGYSIGGNHFIHACRRNMDMTYIVMDNEVYGMTKGQPSPTTPSEWQSKLTPQGTGVARFNPLGIALASGASFIARGFSGDPNGLTKLMTEAIQHKGFSLIEIKSPCVTFRPEEKEWQKSMRSLNIAPSSNPAEAAKAIYSSDGFDTGIFYQADLPVYEPTHTPCNNPEEILSDIEKELCI; encoded by the coding sequence ATGACGCATTCTGCATCTGCCACGCTTGAAAAAATCGCGGTAAAAACCGTCAAACCCACCGAATATTTATCGAACATCCATCCCGTTTGGTGCCCGGGATGCGGGCACTTCTTTATCTTGCGTGCCTTAACCAAAGCACTGGCTTGGCTGAAACTGCCAAAAGAACAAATTGGCTTAGTCTCAGGCATCGGTTGTTCTTCCCGATTACCAGCTTATTTGAATGTCTATGGCTTTCACGGGGTACATGGTCGGGCTTTGGCCTTAGCCAGCGGCTTAAAGGCGAATCGACCCGACTTGACGGTTTTAGTTGCCGGTGGTGATGGAGACGGCTATTCGATTGGAGGAAACCACTTCATTCATGCTTGCCGCCGCAATATGGATATGACGTACATCGTGATGGACAATGAAGTGTATGGCATGACGAAAGGCCAACCCTCTCCAACAACGCCCTCCGAATGGCAAAGCAAACTGACCCCACAAGGAACCGGTGTTGCGAGATTCAACCCTTTGGGAATTGCACTGGCATCAGGTGCAAGCTTCATCGCCAGAGGCTTTTCTGGTGACCCCAACGGCCTCACTAAATTAATGACTGAAGCGATTCAACACAAAGGGTTTTCACTGATTGAAATTAAAAGCCCTTGCGTCACTTTTCGTCCGGAAGAGAAAGAGTGGCAGAAATCGATGCGCTCTTTAAATATTGCTCCCTCTTCCAACCCGGCTGAGGCGGCTAAAGCCATTTACAGCAGTGACGGTTTTGATACTGGCATTTTTTATCAAGCCGACTTACCGGTTTATGAACCCACGCATACCCCTTGTAACAACCCTGAAGAAATCCTATCGGACATCGAGAAGGAGTTATGCATATGA
- a CDS encoding 3'-5' exonuclease, which translates to MTPQTDLEPLAQQLEQSDDYQVLRRFKPLSGYRTPAGETLHKVCIIDTETTGLDTRVCEIIELGYQIVEFDSQGNFYQILSAKNFLNEPEGEISAEVTQVTGLTLDDVKGHQIPWAEVEADMADVQLCVAHNAAFDRPVVERYSDCFIDKVWGCSAVQIDWFHLAKVGSRSQEFLCWKVGQFFYGAHRALDDVQALTHLLTFPISEAALPAFHFLLASVRQQKVLIKATGAPFDLKDELKQRGYRWQPTERVWQKVFEASQQQEEIAWLIENNTPNPDIIKLKATDTFSVRAQ; encoded by the coding sequence ATGACCCCGCAAACCGACTTAGAACCCCTCGCGCAACAACTTGAACAATCCGACGACTATCAGGTATTACGCCGTTTCAAACCCCTCTCCGGTTACCGAACGCCTGCGGGTGAAACATTGCACAAAGTCTGTATTATTGATACGGAAACCACCGGCCTGGATACGCGCGTTTGTGAAATCATTGAGCTGGGGTATCAAATCGTTGAATTCGATTCGCAGGGCAATTTCTATCAAATTTTAAGCGCGAAAAACTTTTTAAATGAACCAGAAGGCGAGATTTCCGCTGAAGTGACTCAGGTGACGGGGTTAACATTGGACGATGTGAAAGGGCATCAAATCCCATGGGCGGAAGTCGAAGCGGATATGGCCGATGTACAACTCTGTGTCGCCCATAATGCGGCATTTGACCGCCCTGTCGTTGAACGTTACAGCGATTGTTTTATCGATAAAGTCTGGGGCTGTTCAGCGGTCCAAATCGATTGGTTCCATTTAGCAAAAGTCGGTTCGCGCAGTCAGGAGTTTTTGTGCTGGAAAGTCGGTCAGTTTTTTTATGGGGCTCACCGTGCATTAGATGATGTGCAAGCCTTAACCCATCTGCTGACCTTCCCGATTTCAGAAGCGGCATTACCCGCTTTTCATTTTTTACTCGCTTCCGTGCGTCAGCAAAAAGTGTTGATTAAAGCGACCGGTGCACCTTTTGATTTAAAAGATGAGTTAAAGCAACGCGGTTATCGTTGGCAACCAACAGAACGTGTCTGGCAAAAAGTCTTTGAAGCCAGTCAGCAGCAAGAAGAAATTGCTTGGCTGATTGAAAACAATACCCCTAACCCGGACATCATTAAACTCAAAGCCACCGATACCTTTTCCGTTAGAGCGCAATAA
- a CDS encoding universal stress protein — MHHYQTVLVAVDFSQHSEKAIARAKQLAAMYEAELQLLHVIEEPMYPIYDDISLSATPNAWFPDMLENLQKAATEKLTHLAETNQIPATSCHTLTGFPKTQIVDYANQIQADLIVMGRHGMSFFDKLIGSTTDSVLHQAQCDVMAVTLDS; from the coding sequence ATGCATCACTATCAAACGGTTTTAGTTGCGGTCGATTTTTCCCAACACAGTGAAAAAGCCATTGCCCGTGCCAAACAGCTGGCAGCCATGTATGAAGCTGAACTCCAATTATTACATGTCATTGAAGAGCCCATGTACCCGATTTATGATGATATCAGCTTAAGCGCGACCCCCAATGCCTGGTTTCCAGATATGTTGGAAAACCTTCAAAAGGCAGCTACCGAAAAGCTGACGCATTTAGCCGAAACAAACCAAATTCCGGCAACGTCTTGCCATACTTTAACCGGTTTTCCTAAAACACAAATTGTTGACTATGCCAACCAGATACAAGCGGATTTGATTGTCATGGGACGGCACGGCATGTCTTTTTTTGACAAGTTGATCGGTTCCACCACCGACAGTGTTCTACATCAAGCACAGTGCGACGTGATGGCAGTCACTCTCGACTCTTAA
- a CDS encoding HIRAN domain-containing protein, giving the protein MHKINAFFSWFNQPRQQNQVLLIKGSYYYDADRIDAAGQFTLNMPLQLHLEPDNEYDANAVQIWVADNLLQSHLLGYIPRSDAKRVNWLITHHCLSDCRLETCYRQYQRLYLYINITTHLTFWQRIQISWFV; this is encoded by the coding sequence ATGCATAAAATAAACGCGTTTTTTAGCTGGTTCAATCAACCGCGTCAGCAAAACCAGGTTCTACTGATTAAAGGAAGTTATTATTATGATGCTGATCGTATTGATGCGGCAGGTCAATTCACCCTGAACATGCCGTTACAGCTTCACCTGGAACCAGACAATGAATACGATGCCAACGCCGTTCAAATTTGGGTTGCCGACAACTTGTTACAATCCCATTTACTGGGATATATTCCAAGATCTGACGCCAAACGAGTGAACTGGCTTATTACCCATCATTGTTTAAGCGACTGTCGACTTGAAACCTGTTATCGCCAATACCAGCGCTTATATCTTTATATCAATATCACCACGCATTTAACTTTCTGGCAAAGAATCCAGATAAGCTGGTTTGTTTAA